A genomic window from Candidatus Thiocaldithrix dubininis includes:
- the def gene encoding peptide deformylase, whose product MAVLSILHHPDPRLRKKAQPVTQFTSALQKTIDDMLETMYAAHGIGLAATQVNIQKQIIVIDVSEERNQPQVFINPSIVSSDGSVEHDEGCLSVPDYYDKVTRPDHVQVSALNRDGEAFTLEAEALLAFCIQHEIDHLQGKLFVDYLSPMKQQRVRKKMDKWEKEQKNPNNKSAQATAE is encoded by the coding sequence ATGGCAGTATTAAGCATTTTGCACCATCCTGATCCGCGTTTGCGAAAAAAAGCACAGCCGGTTACACAGTTTACCTCAGCCTTGCAAAAAACCATCGACGACATGTTAGAAACCATGTATGCGGCGCATGGCATTGGTTTAGCCGCCACGCAAGTCAATATTCAAAAGCAAATTATTGTGATTGATGTATCTGAAGAACGAAATCAACCACAGGTCTTCATTAATCCCAGTATTGTGAGCAGTGACGGCAGCGTCGAGCACGACGAAGGCTGTTTGTCTGTACCTGATTATTACGACAAAGTCACACGCCCGGATCATGTACAAGTGAGCGCATTAAACCGCGATGGCGAAGCCTTTACGTTGGAAGCCGAAGCTTTATTGGCTTTTTGTATCCAACACGAAATCGACCATTTACAAGGCAAGTTATTTGTTGATTACTTGTCGCCCATGAAGCAACAACGCGTGCGTAAAAAAATGGATAAATGGGAAAAAGAACAAAAAAATCCGAATAACAAATCAGCACAGGCTACTGCCGAATGA
- the fmt gene encoding methionyl-tRNA formyltransferase, producing MSQPLRIIYAGTPDFAVPALQALINSPHEVVAVYCQPDRPSGRGRKLVFGPVKQVAVNAGIAVEQPVSLKSAEEQAKLQAYQADVMIVAAYGLILPQAVLDTPKYGCLNIHGSLLPRWRGAAPIQRAIQVGDSETGVTIMQMAAGLDTGNMLYKVVCPITPTDGGQSIHDKLAQTGAAALLHTLDLLVAGQLTPEVQDDSLANYAHKLNKAEAQINWQQSAQDIDRMIRAFDAYPTAFTLYKGEALRFFSSSVAHHASHNAQPGTVLAESKAGIDIATGDGVLRIHSLQLPGGKRLSVPEFLNGRSLMGEQF from the coding sequence ATGAGTCAACCTTTAAGAATTATTTATGCGGGAACACCGGATTTTGCCGTACCAGCCTTACAAGCCTTAATTAACTCACCCCATGAAGTCGTCGCAGTTTATTGCCAACCGGATCGACCTTCCGGTCGGGGACGTAAATTGGTGTTTGGCCCAGTTAAACAAGTTGCAGTTAATGCGGGGATTGCCGTTGAACAGCCCGTTTCGCTGAAATCTGCCGAAGAACAAGCCAAGCTACAGGCTTATCAAGCCGACGTTATGATTGTGGCAGCGTATGGTTTAATTTTGCCGCAAGCTGTTTTAGATACCCCTAAATACGGTTGCTTGAATATTCACGGTTCACTGTTACCGCGTTGGCGTGGTGCAGCCCCGATTCAACGCGCGATTCAAGTCGGCGATAGCGAAACCGGCGTAACCATCATGCAAATGGCGGCTGGGTTAGATACTGGCAACATGTTGTATAAAGTGGTTTGCCCGATTACCCCGACTGACGGTGGGCAGAGCATTCACGATAAATTAGCGCAAACAGGTGCAGCAGCTTTATTGCATACCTTAGATTTATTAGTGGCGGGGCAATTAACACCCGAAGTACAAGATGACAGCCTTGCAAACTACGCGCATAAATTAAATAAAGCCGAAGCACAAATCAACTGGCAACAATCGGCGCAAGATATTGACCGCATGATACGCGCCTTTGACGCTTATCCGACTGCGTTCACCTTATACAAAGGCGAGGCTTTACGCTTTTTTAGCTCAAGTGTTGCCCATCATGCCAGTCATAACGCTCAGCCCGGCACGGTGTTAGCAGAAAGTAAAGCGGGTATTGATATTGCCACAGGCGACGGTGTACTACGTATTCACAGCTTACAATTGCCCGGCGGCAAACGCTTATCTGTGCCGGAATTCTTAAACGGACGTTCCTTAATGGGAGAACAGTTTTGA
- the rsmB gene encoding 16S rRNA (cytosine(967)-C(5))-methyltransferase RsmB: protein MNTRAAAALTLQAVIYDGTSLTEALAVAPANAIALEDRGLLRDLCFGSLRWHERLSALLKLLVTKPLKAADKDVECLLRIGLYQLLYQRIPSHAAVNETVKAVKALKKPWADKLVNGVLRNFLREQTNLLDKIDSQVSTHYAFPTWLLKELQSAWPAQWTAIVAASNTQAAMTLRVNQRQFSTTAYQALLQEQGIQAQLHAVVPSALVLEKAVGVEQLPAFAQGAVSVQDAAAQLAAFLLDAQPNMRVLDACAAPGGKTTHLLERSDHLALIALDSSESRLNRVHENLARLQLNAEVITADAGDLTQWWNGQYFDRILLDAPCSATGVMRRHPDIKLLRRASDIPALQQQQQQLLQQLWQILKPGGKLLYATCSILPQENVQQITQFMQTHTDAEHVPLEGEWGTAMSYGRQILPGDTGMDGFYYALLLKQAPKAQEHTT, encoded by the coding sequence TTGAATACGCGGGCGGCAGCAGCACTGACTTTACAAGCCGTTATTTATGACGGCACATCGCTTACCGAAGCGTTAGCAGTTGCGCCAGCGAATGCCATAGCACTCGAAGATCGCGGCTTATTACGTGATTTATGTTTCGGTAGCCTACGTTGGCACGAGCGATTAAGCGCTTTACTCAAACTGCTGGTCACTAAGCCTCTCAAAGCGGCGGATAAAGATGTGGAATGTTTATTACGTATTGGTTTGTACCAATTGCTATATCAACGTATTCCCAGCCATGCCGCCGTCAATGAAACCGTAAAAGCGGTTAAAGCCTTAAAAAAGCCTTGGGCAGATAAATTAGTAAATGGCGTATTGCGTAATTTTTTGCGTGAGCAAACCAACTTACTGGACAAAATTGATTCACAAGTAAGTACGCATTACGCTTTTCCCACTTGGTTATTGAAAGAATTGCAAAGCGCTTGGCCGGCGCAATGGACAGCCATCGTCGCAGCGAGTAATACACAAGCGGCGATGACTTTACGGGTGAATCAACGCCAATTTAGCACGACAGCCTATCAAGCCTTATTACAAGAACAAGGCATTCAGGCGCAATTGCATGCAGTTGTACCCTCTGCATTAGTCTTAGAGAAAGCGGTAGGCGTAGAACAATTGCCTGCGTTTGCCCAAGGCGCGGTTTCGGTACAAGATGCTGCCGCGCAATTAGCCGCATTTTTACTAGATGCTCAGCCCAATATGCGCGTGTTAGATGCCTGTGCTGCCCCCGGCGGTAAAACCACACATTTATTAGAACGTAGCGATCATTTGGCATTAATCGCCCTCGATAGCAGCGAAAGCCGCTTAAATCGCGTGCATGAAAATCTCGCCCGTTTACAACTCAATGCAGAAGTCATTACCGCTGATGCGGGTGATTTAACGCAGTGGTGGAACGGTCAGTATTTTGATCGCATTCTATTAGACGCGCCTTGTTCAGCCACCGGTGTAATGCGTCGCCACCCAGATATTAAGCTGTTACGCCGTGCCAGTGATATTCCAGCCCTGCAACAACAGCAACAACAGCTATTACAACAATTGTGGCAAATTCTCAAACCGGGCGGAAAATTGCTTTACGCGACCTGCTCGATTTTACCGCAAGAAAACGTACAACAGATTACACAATTTATGCAAACGCATACCGATGCAGAGCATGTGCCGCTTGAGGGAGAATGGGGTACAGCTATGTCCTATGGTCGCCAAATCCTGCCGGGGGATACGGGAATGGATGGCTTTTATTATGCCTTGCTGCTTAAACAAGCACCCAAGGCTCAGGAACATACTACGTGA
- a CDS encoding DUF4390 domain-containing protein: protein MKRLTIKRWFTVILSFWLTIGMVSPLLAAEEIKIREFSFTPLDNDPDVLLANLKLDYDLGNYLREGLLNGMTLESEIHFDLEWHSDWWWNTRKSLAVVKSELKYHALSQHYQLLRLDTNENWNFSTLTSALERMGTLKDYMLPTLPTEAHHNNASIVVYSRLAPKALQLPLKIQKLFAERDSLESEGVVWSIP from the coding sequence GTGAAACGCTTAACCATAAAACGTTGGTTTACGGTCATACTCAGTTTCTGGCTAACCATCGGTATGGTATCTCCATTATTAGCCGCTGAAGAAATTAAAATCCGGGAATTTTCCTTTACACCACTAGACAATGACCCCGATGTATTATTAGCTAATCTTAAATTAGATTATGATTTAGGAAATTATTTAAGAGAGGGCTTGTTAAATGGCATGACCTTGGAAAGTGAAATTCACTTTGATTTAGAATGGCATAGTGATTGGTGGTGGAATACCCGCAAGTCCTTAGCCGTAGTAAAATCTGAATTAAAATATCATGCATTAAGCCAGCATTATCAACTTTTACGCCTCGATACCAATGAAAATTGGAATTTTTCGACTTTAACCTCGGCATTAGAACGCATGGGTACATTAAAAGATTATATGTTGCCCACTTTACCGACGGAGGCACACCATAATAATGCCTCTATTGTTGTGTACAGCCGTTTAGCGCCTAAAGCCTTACAGTTACCTTTAAAAATTCAAAAATTATTTGCCGAGCGTGACTCACTAGAAAGTGAGGGAGTAGTGTGGAGTATTCCGTAA
- a CDS encoding ATP-binding protein translates to MEYSVRSRIRQWLPVALVFILLVISLNLLNLATYNTKKTDYFSERQLYLNIIILVILSTVIIVNLIRAFYQWRTRQAGSRFTLKIMSGFIILTLLPALVIAFFSINFLGSRIDGWFERSVEGALDDSVELSQLSLAIRTRQHLTELGRLRNSLNNKSKLEISESLERFREETGAHEVMLLTEEQRIYAMSVADTDTLIPLFPARDLFRAFSGQNDAYAHLEPVGQDSLFSRVAWSVKYGLEGNTGILTALFPISEREQELSRSVESVRSEYKNLSFQRNQFKDAFRITLLMIMVLTTLFSIWAAFVFSRRLTQPVRVLVEGTLAVASGNLDKKIPVSQQDDFNLLSTSFNNMTQRLSEAQKEREIARQQLQQEHDYLNVVLEHLSSGVITLDNEGIIRRMNTTAANILKVNIKDWVGNTLGNAIEQYPHLRIFQDAFSLKLAQIEQSPANEWQTEISIEQQHKRLLLVCRGAILPIDHYGQRGVVLVFDDVSDLIQAEHDAAWGEVARRLAHEIKNPLTPIQLSAERLVRKLEKELSEDSAQFLKRMTQTIIQQVDNLKSMVNAFSDYAKTPAVNLQLADLNNLAQDTAELYRANEKQAEIQLLLAPHLPKLRLDTNRIRQLLINLIKNALEALEDSNIKGCITLQTIVHANYVQLTIADNGPGIPTELLPRLFEPYVTSKHKGTGLGLAIVKKIVEEHSGSMSAHNNPEKGAMISIQFPLLADAK, encoded by the coding sequence GTGGAGTATTCCGTAAGAAGTCGTATCCGACAATGGCTACCTGTTGCTTTAGTCTTTATTCTATTGGTGATTTCGCTAAATTTATTAAATTTGGCTACCTATAATACTAAAAAAACTGACTATTTCAGCGAGCGCCAACTTTATTTAAATATCATTATTTTAGTTATTTTAAGCACGGTTATTATTGTTAATTTGATTCGGGCTTTTTATCAATGGCGCACTCGCCAAGCTGGTTCACGCTTTACGCTTAAGATTATGAGCGGCTTTATTATTTTAACCTTATTGCCTGCATTAGTAATTGCCTTTTTCTCAATTAATTTTTTAGGCTCACGGATTGACGGATGGTTTGAACGTTCTGTAGAAGGCGCATTAGATGATTCTGTTGAATTAAGCCAATTATCTTTAGCGATTAGAACCCGGCAACACTTAACCGAATTAGGGCGATTAAGAAATAGTTTAAACAATAAAAGCAAACTAGAAATTAGTGAATCATTGGAACGTTTCCGCGAAGAAACCGGCGCACACGAAGTAATGTTGTTGACCGAGGAACAACGTATTTATGCTATGAGTGTGGCGGATACTGATACCTTAATTCCGTTATTTCCGGCACGGGATTTATTTCGCGCCTTTAGCGGACAGAATGATGCTTATGCGCATTTAGAACCTGTTGGACAAGATAGTTTATTTTCACGCGTGGCGTGGTCAGTTAAATACGGTTTAGAAGGCAATACAGGAATTTTGACTGCCCTATTTCCGATATCAGAACGCGAGCAAGAACTTTCACGTAGTGTGGAATCCGTGCGCAGTGAATATAAAAACTTAAGCTTTCAGCGCAATCAGTTTAAAGATGCATTTCGTATTACCTTATTAATGATTATGGTGTTAACCACGCTGTTTTCGATTTGGGCGGCATTCGTATTTTCAAGGCGTCTAACACAGCCTGTGCGTGTCTTGGTAGAGGGTACATTGGCGGTTGCTTCTGGTAATCTAGATAAAAAAATTCCAGTGTCGCAGCAAGATGATTTTAATTTATTAAGCACCTCGTTTAATAATATGACGCAACGTTTATCCGAAGCGCAAAAGGAACGGGAGATTGCTAGACAACAATTACAACAAGAACATGATTATTTAAACGTCGTATTAGAACATTTATCGTCTGGGGTTATTACCTTAGATAATGAAGGCATTATTCGCCGCATGAATACCACAGCCGCAAATATTCTAAAAGTGAATATTAAGGATTGGGTGGGAAATACGTTAGGCAATGCTATTGAGCAATATCCACATTTACGGATTTTTCAAGATGCATTTAGTCTTAAATTAGCACAAATTGAACAAAGCCCTGCCAACGAATGGCAAACTGAAATCAGTATTGAACAACAACATAAGCGCTTATTATTAGTTTGCCGGGGTGCTATTTTACCGATTGATCATTACGGACAGCGCGGGGTGGTATTAGTGTTTGATGATGTTTCTGACTTAATTCAAGCCGAACATGATGCCGCATGGGGTGAAGTAGCCAGACGCTTGGCGCATGAAATTAAAAACCCATTAACACCCATTCAATTATCCGCTGAGCGTTTAGTACGTAAATTGGAAAAAGAATTAAGTGAAGATTCGGCACAGTTTTTAAAACGCATGACCCAAACGATTATTCAGCAGGTAGATAATTTGAAAAGTATGGTAAACGCGTTTAGCGATTATGCAAAAACACCCGCAGTAAATTTACAATTAGCCGATTTAAATAATTTAGCGCAAGATACGGCTGAACTCTATAGAGCCAATGAAAAACAAGCCGAAATTCAATTACTATTAGCCCCTCATTTGCCCAAATTGCGTTTAGATACAAATCGTATACGGCAGTTACTGATTAATTTAATTAAAAATGCCCTAGAAGCCTTAGAGGATAGCAATATTAAGGGGTGTATTACGCTGCAAACGATTGTACATGCAAATTATGTGCAATTGACTATTGCAGATAATGGCCCGGGTATTCCAACAGAATTATTACCGCGCCTATTCGAGCCTTATGTCACCAGCAAACATAAAGGCACTGGTTTAGGTTTGGCGATTGTTAAAAAGATTGTAGAAGAACATAGCGGAAGCATGAGCGCACACAATAATCCTGAAAAAGGCGCTATGATTAGCATACAGTTTCCATTGCTTGCCGATGCCAAATAA
- a CDS encoding sigma-54 dependent transcriptional regulator translates to MTAHYIMVVDDEPDIRQLVAEILEDEGYRVVTADNAERARELHRSRKPDLILLDIWMPGQDGISLLKEWRENGSLCCPVIMMSGHGTIETAVEATKLGAYDFIEKPLSLAKMLLTISHALRANQLEQENRGLRKQIVGIQSPVGNSQTMQRLRDQTKRIAQHNTTVLIYGEPGVGKESFARYLHSLSNRKERPFVRTALSSFNAQQMTQTLFGAEEDGKIQYGLLDEANGGVLYLAEIYELEMDTQLRLLNALKEKRFMRLGGREWIDLDVMLIVSSTHDLLDDVAGEQFSEELYYLLNVVPLMIPPLRDHAEDVPELLKHYVDTLTAQDGLPYRHFALSAQNFLRNHSWPGNIRELRNLVQRLLILGTETEISLDEVEEAVGTTIPVFTQELGAVPESLFDLPLRQAREQFEHDYLIHQLKQADGNVSKLADRVKMERTHLYRKMRSLNVDPKKFGR, encoded by the coding sequence ATGACAGCGCATTATATTATGGTGGTGGATGATGAACCGGATATTCGTCAGTTGGTCGCTGAAATATTAGAAGATGAAGGTTACCGCGTGGTAACAGCGGATAATGCGGAGCGGGCGCGGGAATTACATCGCAGCCGTAAACCCGATTTAATTTTATTAGATATTTGGATGCCGGGTCAGGATGGCATTTCGCTATTGAAAGAATGGCGTGAAAACGGCAGTTTATGCTGTCCCGTGATTATGATGTCGGGACACGGTACAATTGAAACTGCGGTCGAAGCAACCAAACTCGGCGCGTATGATTTCATTGAAAAGCCACTGTCTTTGGCTAAAATGTTGCTAACTATTAGCCATGCCCTGCGAGCCAATCAACTAGAACAAGAAAATCGCGGCTTACGTAAACAAATCGTGGGTATTCAATCACCCGTGGGCAATAGCCAGACGATGCAACGGCTACGTGATCAAACCAAGCGCATTGCTCAACATAACACTACAGTACTGATTTACGGTGAGCCGGGGGTTGGTAAAGAGTCGTTTGCCCGTTATTTACACTCTTTAAGCAATCGTAAAGAACGCCCCTTTGTGCGAACAGCCTTATCTTCATTCAATGCGCAGCAAATGACGCAAACCTTATTTGGCGCGGAAGAAGACGGCAAAATTCAATACGGTTTATTAGATGAAGCCAATGGCGGCGTATTATATCTGGCAGAAATCTATGAACTTGAAATGGATACTCAATTACGCTTACTCAATGCCTTAAAAGAAAAGCGTTTTATGCGTCTAGGCGGGCGGGAGTGGATTGATTTAGACGTTATGTTAATCGTGTCGTCTACTCATGATTTATTAGACGATGTGGCGGGCGAACAATTTAGCGAAGAGCTGTATTATTTACTCAACGTCGTACCTTTAATGATTCCACCCCTACGCGATCATGCCGAAGATGTACCGGAATTATTAAAACATTACGTGGATACGCTAACCGCGCAAGACGGCTTACCCTATCGGCATTTTGCCTTATCCGCACAGAACTTCCTGCGTAATCACAGTTGGCCCGGCAATATTCGGGAATTACGTAACCTCGTCCAACGCTTATTGATTCTCGGCACGGAAACCGAAATTTCCCTAGATGAGGTAGAGGAAGCGGTAGGCACAACGATTCCCGTGTTTACCCAAGAATTAGGTGCAGTGCCAGAAAGCCTGTTTGATTTGCCATTACGCCAAGCCCGTGAACAATTTGAGCACGATTATTTAATTCACCAGCTCAAACAAGCCGATGGCAACGTTAGCAAATTAGCGGATCGGGTAAAAATGGAGCGCACGCATTTATATCGCAAAATGCGTTCTTTAAATGTCGATCCTAAAAAATTTGGCCGCTAG
- the trkA gene encoding Trk system potassium transporter TrkA, with protein sequence MKILILGAGQVGKSVAASLVNEDNDVTIIDTNAEALRALREKLDVRVEVGQASYPRVLERAGIEDADMLIAITNSDEINMVACQIAHTLYHTPTKIARVRSSHYLEHPELFAPQAVPIDYLISPEQLVTDYIFRLISHPGALQVLNFANGRVQMVAVKALQEGALVGHKLSALREHMPSIPARVVAIFRQGKALIPSNDTVVEVGDEMFIMASPKHIRALISELRKLDKPYKRIMIAGGGNIGNRLARLLEDARYQLKIIEKDSKRAAKLAERLDKAIVLEGDAADEQLLIEENIENTDVFIALTNDDEANILSSMLAKRLGARRVMSLINRPSYIDLVESSIDLAISPQQITIGDLLAHIRRGDVVAVHSLRRGAAEALEIVVHGDNKTSRVVGRTLADIKLPPGTTLGAIVRGEETIPLNDATLIQANDHVIVFVTDKRYVPAVEKLFQVGIHYF encoded by the coding sequence ATGAAAATTTTAATTTTGGGTGCTGGTCAGGTCGGTAAATCGGTCGCGGCTTCGTTAGTCAATGAAGATAATGACGTGACGATTATTGATACCAATGCCGAAGCGTTGCGTGCCTTACGGGAAAAGCTGGATGTGCGGGTTGAGGTGGGGCAAGCCTCGTATCCACGCGTCTTAGAACGCGCAGGGATTGAAGATGCGGATATGCTAATTGCGATTACCAATAGCGATGAAATCAATATGGTTGCTTGCCAAATCGCGCATACGCTGTATCACACACCGACAAAAATTGCGCGGGTACGTTCATCGCATTATTTAGAGCACCCCGAATTATTCGCACCGCAAGCCGTGCCGATTGATTATCTGATTAGCCCCGAACAATTAGTGACTGATTATATCTTTCGCTTAATTTCACATCCCGGCGCGTTGCAAGTCTTAAACTTCGCTAACGGTCGGGTACAAATGGTGGCCGTCAAGGCTTTACAAGAAGGTGCATTAGTCGGGCATAAACTCAGTGCTTTACGCGAACACATGCCCAGTATTCCGGCGCGCGTGGTGGCTATTTTCCGTCAAGGTAAAGCGCTGATTCCCAGTAATGATACGGTAGTGGAAGTCGGCGATGAGATGTTCATTATGGCTAGCCCTAAGCACATTCGCGCCTTAATTAGTGAACTGCGTAAACTGGATAAGCCTTATAAGCGCATTATGATTGCAGGCGGTGGCAATATTGGCAATCGCCTTGCCCGTCTATTAGAAGATGCGCGTTATCAGCTTAAAATTATTGAAAAAGACAGCAAACGCGCTGCCAAATTAGCTGAGCGTTTGGATAAAGCAATTGTGTTAGAGGGCGACGCAGCGGATGAGCAACTATTAATTGAGGAAAACATTGAAAATACCGATGTTTTTATCGCACTAACGAATGACGATGAAGCTAATATTCTATCATCCATGTTAGCCAAGCGCTTAGGTGCACGCCGTGTTATGAGTTTAATCAATCGCCCTAGTTATATTGATTTAGTGGAAAGTAGTATTGATTTGGCGATTTCCCCGCAACAGATTACGATTGGCGATTTGTTAGCCCACATTCGGCGCGGGGATGTGGTAGCTGTACATTCATTACGGCGGGGGGCAGCGGAAGCCTTAGAAATCGTGGTACACGGTGATAACAAAACCTCGCGGGTAGTGGGACGTACCTTAGCCGATATTAAATTGCCACCCGGCACAACGCTAGGGGCTATTGTACGTGGTGAAGAAACGATTCCCTTAAATGATGCAACACTTATCCAAGCGAATGACCACGTTATCGTATTTGTTACCGATAAACGTTATGTACCTGCGGTAGAAAAGCTGTTCCAAGTCGGGATTCATTATTTTTAA
- a CDS encoding TrkH family potassium uptake protein, producing MQFKVIQRILGLLVMVFSLTMIPPMIVGLGMGDPDLTPFYWAFLIVLGSGLGLWLPVRKANANLRTRDGFLVVTLFWTVLSTAAAVPFMFSSALNASFTDAMFEAVSGFTTTGSTVFGNIEGLPRSILFFRQEIQWLGGMGMIVLAVAILPMLGVGGMQLYKAETPGPVKDSKLTPRIAETARLLWYVYLVLTIMCAVMYWLTGMDWFDAITHSFSTVSTAGFSTHDASLAYFDEQRGVGWTAIVFMFLGGVNASLHFAVWKTSDIRCYWRDSEFRTYLLIVLGSAWIATAYLYAKNIYPSLQDTLFHGLFQFTSSITTTGFSTTNYANWPTFLPVLLFFVSFVGGSAGSTAGGIKVIRILLLIKQGMRETTRLIHPNGRFVIKVNGEALPENVVESVWGFFAAYVGVFVFFMLAVMATDLDQRTAFSAVASSLNNQGLGLGLVAGNYAPLTAPAKWLLALAMLMGRLELFTMLVLLTPAFWRR from the coding sequence ATGCAATTTAAAGTCATCCAACGCATCTTAGGTTTATTAGTCATGGTATTCAGTTTAACCATGATTCCACCGATGATTGTCGGCTTAGGCATGGGTGACCCGGACTTAACCCCCTTCTATTGGGCGTTCTTAATCGTCTTAGGTAGCGGTTTAGGGCTATGGTTACCTGTGCGTAAAGCCAATGCCAATTTACGTACTCGAGATGGTTTTTTAGTAGTTACCTTATTCTGGACAGTACTCAGTACCGCAGCGGCTGTCCCTTTTATGTTTTCTAGTGCCTTAAATGCCAGCTTTACCGATGCGATGTTTGAAGCAGTGTCTGGCTTTACCACTACAGGCTCAACGGTATTTGGCAATATAGAAGGCTTACCGCGCTCTATCTTATTCTTCCGCCAAGAAATCCAATGGCTCGGCGGGATGGGTATGATTGTCTTAGCAGTGGCGATTCTGCCCATGTTAGGCGTCGGGGGGATGCAACTGTATAAGGCCGAAACCCCCGGGCCTGTTAAAGATTCCAAACTGACCCCCCGCATTGCCGAAACCGCCCGCTTATTATGGTACGTGTACTTAGTATTAACGATTATGTGTGCGGTAATGTATTGGCTAACCGGTATGGATTGGTTTGATGCCATTACGCACAGCTTTAGTACAGTCTCAACAGCGGGCTTTTCCACCCACGATGCCAGTCTGGCGTACTTTGATGAGCAGCGCGGCGTGGGTTGGACGGCTATTGTGTTTATGTTCTTAGGCGGCGTAAATGCCAGCTTGCATTTTGCGGTTTGGAAAACCTCAGATATTCGCTGTTATTGGCGTGATTCCGAATTTCGCACGTATCTACTGATTGTCTTGGGCTCAGCATGGATTGCCACCGCTTATCTGTACGCCAAAAATATTTACCCCAGTTTACAAGACACCCTGTTTCACGGCTTATTCCAATTCACCTCTAGTATTACGACCACGGGCTTTAGTACCACCAATTACGCCAATTGGCCGACTTTTTTACCCGTACTCTTATTCTTTGTAAGCTTTGTCGGTGGCTCAGCAGGTTCAACCGCAGGCGGCATTAAAGTCATTCGGATTTTATTGCTTATTAAACAAGGCATGCGTGAAACAACCCGTCTGATTCACCCCAATGGTCGCTTTGTGATTAAAGTGAATGGGGAAGCCTTGCCCGAGAATGTAGTGGAATCTGTTTGGGGCTTTTTTGCGGCTTATGTTGGGGTGTTTGTATTTTTTATGTTGGCAGTAATGGCGACCGATTTAGATCAAAGAACTGCGTTCTCAGCCGTTGCCTCATCCCTCAATAACCAAGGCTTAGGCTTAGGTTTGGTAGCAGGTAACTATGCGCCCTTAACCGCCCCGGCTAAATGGTTATTAGCGCTAGCCATGCTGATGGGACGTTTAGAATTATTTACCATGTTAGTGCTGTTAACCCCTGCGTTTTGGCGACGCTAA